One segment of Schistocerca serialis cubense isolate TAMUIC-IGC-003099 unplaced genomic scaffold, iqSchSeri2.2 HiC_scaffold_876, whole genome shotgun sequence DNA contains the following:
- the LOC126452469 gene encoding carboxypeptidase D-like, with translation DMKPEVMTHPLTNAEGFILPTSFYHHNHTEMENFLKSIAATYPSITRLYSVGKSVEGRQLYVIEITDNPGHHEPGEPEVKYVGNMHGNEVVGREVLLLLIKFLCENYGTNDTVSRIVNSTRIHIMPSMNPDGYVRAKVGDEDGVIGRENAHGIDLNRNFPDQYQQTK, from the exons aggACATGAAACCAGAGGTTATGACACATCCATTAACAAATGCTGAAGGTTTTATTCTGCCTACTTCATTTTATCACCATAACCACACAGAGATGGAAAACTTCCTTAAAAGCATAGCAGCAACATATCCTTCAATCACGCGCTTGTATTCTGTTGGTAAAAGTGTTGAAGGTCGACAGCTATACGTCATTGAAATTACTGACAACCCAGGACACCATGAACCAG gtgaaccagaagtgaagtatgTGGGTAATATGCATGGTAATGAAGTGGTGGGACGTGAGGTGCTGCTACTCCTCATAAAATTCCTATGTGAGAATTATGGAACCAATGACACTGTTTCACGCATTGTGAACTCTACTCGAATTCATATTATGCCAAGCATGAATCCTGATGGTTATGTCAGAGCTAAAGTTG GTGATGAGGATGGTGTTATTGGACGAGAGAATGCTCATGGCATAGATTTGAACCGGAACTTCCCTGATCAGTACCAACAAACGAAG